Below is a window of Thermodesulfomicrobium sp. WS DNA.
CCGTTACTGTATGGCGGGCTGCCCATACGGATCGCGCAGCTTCAACTTCATGGACCCGCGGCCATATATTGCTTCCATCACTCCCAATTTCCCCACCCGCACCAAGGGGGTGGTGGAGAAGTGTGAGTTTTGCGCCGAGCGCCTGGCAGAGGGCAAGTTGCCGGCCTGTGTGGAGGTTTCTCAAGGAGCGGTGGTTTTTGGTGATCTGGAAGATCCGGAGTCGCCGGTGCGTAAAGCGCTGGCGTCGCGGTTCTCCATCCGGCGCAGCCCCTCCCTGGGAACGCAACCGTGTGTTTACTATCTCGTGTAGGGGGAAGACATGCTGGAAAAAGCCCTTCAAGGATCGAAGTTGTATTGGGGGTGGCTCGGCTTCTTGGCCTTGCTCGCGCTAGTGGGCGTGGCCTGTTATTGGCAACAGCTCTCCCATGGCCTGACCATCACCGGCATGAGCCGGGATGTGACCTGGGGATTTTATATCGCCCAGTTCACTTTCCTGGTGGGCGTGGCCGCTTCGGCGGTCATGCTGGTCATTCCCAAGTACCTTCATGACTACAAGAAGTTCACCAAGATTTTGATCCTTGGCGAATTCAACGCGGTGGCCATGGTGCTTTTGTGCCTGCTCTTCATCGTGGCGGATTTGGGCTCTCCCCAACGCCTCATGAATGTGCTCTTGCATCCCACTCCCAATTCCATCCTGTTTTGGGACATGGTGGTGCTCAATGGCTACCTGCTCATCAACATCCTGGTGGGTTGGGTGACCCTGGAGGCGGAGCGCAAACAGGTGGAACCGCCCCATTGGATCAAGTTCTTTGTCTATCTGTCCATCCCCTGGGCGGTGTCCATCCATACCGTGACGGCCTTCCTCTACGCAGGTCTTCCCGGGCGGGGGTACTGGCTCACTGCAGTGTTGGCGGCGCGCTTTTTGTCCTCGGCGTTTGCTGCGGGCCCGGCCTTTCTCATTCTGGTCACGTATATTGCCCGCATGTTCACCGGCTTTGATCCGGGCAAAGACGTGCTCCCCACTTTGGGCAAGACCGTGGTGTACGCCATGATCGTGAACATTTTCCTCTTCCTCTGCGAAGTGTTCACGGTGAGCTATAGCCAGATCCCGTCGCACATGGCGCATCTGCAGTATCTCTTCTTTGGCTACCATGGCCATGGGGTGCTGGTCCCGTGGATGTGGGCGTCCATGATCATGGGCGTGGCGGGCATTCTGATCCTCTTGGTTCCCAAGAACCGCAAGCAGGACAACATGCTCATCATTGGCTGCCTGTTGGTGTTCATTGGCGCCTGGATCGACAAAGGATTGGGGATGATCGGCGGCGGTTTCGTGCCCAACCCCTTGCATGAAGTGACGGAATACGTTCCCACGCAACTGGAGTTGGGGGTATCTTTGGGAATTTACGCCGTAGGTTTCATGGTCTTGACCATTTTGTACAAGGTGGCCATCGGCGTGAAGCAGGAAGTGGAGTAGAGGCGAAACCTGCCGGCGGGTTCACGCCGGCAGAACCTTATGCGCCGCCCCGCTTGTGGTTTACAGGCGGTCTCAAGGTGTGTAAGGGATGGGGCGCCGCGCATATGGCGGTAGTTTTTTCAAGATTTTCGGAGGTATATCATGGCTTACAAGATTACGGTGGATCTGGACAAGTGTGTGGGCGACGGCGAGTGTGTGGATGTGTGCCCCGTGGAAGTGTACGAGCTTCAGGATGGCAAGGCCGTGGCCGTGAACGAAGAAGAATGCCTGGGCTGTGAGTCCTGCGTGGAAGTGTGCGAGCAGGACGCCATCACTGTGGAAGAGGCCTAAGCATTGGCGGTATGGCAGGTCTTCGTTGAGGAGGCCTGCCTTTTTTTCATCTATTGCCTTGCATATAAAGGTAGGCATGCAGGAATTCTCTCCTTTTTTCAATGAATATTCCCAGTTGGCCGCATCGGTAGAGCGTTTGTGTGCCCAAGTGGCGGAGCAATTTGCTCATGCGGTGCGTTGCCATGAAGGATGTACTGATTGTTGTCATGCCCTTTTTGATATTCCTCTTATAGAGGCGATATACCTTCAACATCATTTCTCTGCTCTGGACGACGATCTGAAGCAACGTATTTGGATTGATGCGGATAAGACGGATCGTCATATCGAAGTGCTCAAAAAGCGTCTGTACAAAGAACACGCCCGCAGCGGCGATACGCAGGCCATTTTGCAGCAGGCAGGCGCTGAGCGAGTGCGGTGTCCACTTTTGGGGGAAGATGATCGGTGCACGCTCTATGCCCATCGTCCCCTCACCTGCCGCATCTACGGCTTGCCTTTGGACGTTCACGGGCAGGGGTGCTCGTGCGGCTTGTCGGGATTTGTGCCGGGAGAGCGCTATCCTGCCATCAAGGTGGCGCCGTTGCAGGACCGTTTGGTGGATATGAGTCGACGTTTGCTTGCGTCGGTGGGGTCTCCGTATCTCGATTTTGCCACCATGTTCGTGCCTGTTTCGCGGGCGCTCCTCACTACGTATGATGCTGTATTTTTTGGTCTTGAGCAGCTTGATTCCGAGGAGAAGGACGGATGAAGCGTTCTCCTGCCAGGACTTTGGAACATGAGCGTCAGAAACGCGCTATCTATGACGCCATGTCTCCAAGGCGACGGAAATTTATTGATCGGATCGGGTATGACCGGTGGGATCCTTTTGCGGAGCCCAAGGATCCGATTGAGTGGCGTACTGATGGGACCAGTCGTACCACCCAGCAATTGGTGCGGGAATTTTTGCAGCAGCATGCTCCGGAAAACTATAGTAATGGCTATGGTGCTGGAGTTTTAGAAATCTGTCTCGGTATCATCAATGGCGATGATCGGTATATTGGGATGTACGAGTTTGCTTTGTGGTACGCAGAAGAACTGAAAAAAAGCGGACTCAATATTCGGGATTATCGTCCATAAACCAAGGAGAACTGCGTGTCGTCGAAAATTCAGCCGGACTACGGCCCTCAAGATCCAGAATCCATTAAAATTGCGTTGCAAGAAAATCCAGATTCTGCAACGTTGTTGTACAATCTTGGGGTTTCGTTGATTGCCCAGCGCCGCCTCGATGAAGCGGAAAAGGCTTTTCGGGATGCGCTGGCGTTAGAGCCAGAAATCGCAGAGGCGTATGTGCAATTGGGAGGACTGGCCATGCATCGCGGCGATTTGGATACATGTTTGGAAATGAACAAAAAAGCCGCGCAAATTCGTCCTCGTTTTGCTGTTCCTTGGGGAAACATTGGCTTCGTACACATGCAGCGCCAAGAGCCGGACAAGGCTGTCAAAGCATTGAAAAAAGCATTGAGCCTGGACCCAAAGTTCATCCAGGCTCATACGACATTGGGGAGCGCCTATCTTGCTTTAGGGGATCCTGATGGTTGCATCATGCAATGTATGAAGGCCATCGAAATCGAACCCATGTTTGGCCCGGCGTATAACAATATCGGTCTTGCCTATTTGGAAAAAGGCGAGGTGGAGAAGGCCGTCCCGTATTTTGAAAAAGCATTGGAAACGGGATTTGAGGTGGAGTCGGCGGTGCTGGAGGAGATTGCCCCGTACCGTTCGGGCGCACAAAAACCATGAAAAAAAGATTTTCTGGTTGACTTTTTTGGGACTTTGAACCATGCTTCACAAGCAGGTATGATTGAGTAACTGCTTGAAATCGTTGGTGAGAGGTTGGCGGGCTTGATGGCCAAGTCCCGCAACACAAGTATCCGGTCTAATCTCAAGGAGGATGCGTAATGCCTAAACACGAGACCCCGTTGCTGGATCAGCTGCAGAGCGGTCCCTGGCCGAGTTTTGTGACGGACATCAAGGAGGAAGCTGAGCGCCGTCACAAAAACGAGCGGAATGTGGAATTTCAGGTTCCGGTAGATGTCTGTGACGACCTGCTCGGCTTGCTGGAACTGTCGTACAATGACGGCACCACCCACTGGAAACACGGCGGTATCGTCGGCGTGTTCGGGTATGGTGGCGGTGTTATCGGTCGTTACTGCGACCAGCCCGAAAAGTTCCCGGGCGTGGCCCATTTCCACACGGTGCGCGTGGCGCAGCCTGCCGGCCTGTACTACACCTCCGAGTACCTGCGTCAGCTGTGCGACATCTGGGAGATGCGTGGCTCTGGCCTCACCAACATGCACGGCTCCACGGGTGACATCGTGCTCTTGGGCACCACCACGCCGCAGTTGGAAGAGATCTTCTTCGAACTCACCCATAAGATGAATACGGACTTGGGCGGCTCGGGCTCCAACCTGCGCACCCCCTCCTGCTGCTTGGGTGAGTCCCGCTGTGAGTGGGCCTGCTACGACACGCAGGAACTGTGCTACCAGATGACCATGGAATACCAGGACGAACTCCATCGTCCGGCCTTCCCCTACAAGTTCAAGTTCAAATTCG
It encodes the following:
- the dsrP gene encoding sulfate reduction electron transfer complex DsrMKJOP subunit DsrP is translated as MLEKALQGSKLYWGWLGFLALLALVGVACYWQQLSHGLTITGMSRDVTWGFYIAQFTFLVGVAASAVMLVIPKYLHDYKKFTKILILGEFNAVAMVLLCLLFIVADLGSPQRLMNVLLHPTPNSILFWDMVVLNGYLLINILVGWVTLEAERKQVEPPHWIKFFVYLSIPWAVSIHTVTAFLYAGLPGRGYWLTAVLAARFLSSAFAAGPAFLILVTYIARMFTGFDPGKDVLPTLGKTVVYAMIVNIFLFLCEVFTVSYSQIPSHMAHLQYLFFGYHGHGVLVPWMWASMIMGVAGILILLVPKNRKQDNMLIIGCLLVFIGAWIDKGLGMIGGGFVPNPLHEVTEYVPTQLELGVSLGIYAVGFMVLTILYKVAIGVKQEVE
- a CDS encoding ferredoxin — translated: MAYKITVDLDKCVGDGECVDVCPVEVYELQDGKAVAVNEEECLGCESCVEVCEQDAITVEEA
- a CDS encoding YkgJ family cysteine cluster protein: MQEFSPFFNEYSQLAASVERLCAQVAEQFAHAVRCHEGCTDCCHALFDIPLIEAIYLQHHFSALDDDLKQRIWIDADKTDRHIEVLKKRLYKEHARSGDTQAILQQAGAERVRCPLLGEDDRCTLYAHRPLTCRIYGLPLDVHGQGCSCGLSGFVPGERYPAIKVAPLQDRLVDMSRRLLASVGSPYLDFATMFVPVSRALLTTYDAVFFGLEQLDSEEKDG
- a CDS encoding tetratricopeptide repeat protein, whose product is MSSKIQPDYGPQDPESIKIALQENPDSATLLYNLGVSLIAQRRLDEAEKAFRDALALEPEIAEAYVQLGGLAMHRGDLDTCLEMNKKAAQIRPRFAVPWGNIGFVHMQRQEPDKAVKALKKALSLDPKFIQAHTTLGSAYLALGDPDGCIMQCMKAIEIEPMFGPAYNNIGLAYLEKGEVEKAVPYFEKALETGFEVESAVLEEIAPYRSGAQKP